From the genome of Corallococcus macrosporus DSM 14697:
AAGATCGCCCGCGAGCGCATCAAGTCGTTCCCCGCCGTGAATGACGTGACTGGCGACGAGCGCCAGGACCCTCGGGAGGAGTAACGACGGATGGCTACGACGGACCATCGTAAGCAGAGTCTCTACTTCCCCGAGGACATGCTGGAGGAGATCCAGCGCGAGGCGACGCGGCAGGACCGCTCGCTGTCCTGGATTGTCCAGCAGGCGTGGAAGGTGGCGCGCGGGGACATCCGGAAGATGCCCTCGGTCAACGACGTGCTCAGCCCGCCGCCTCGTCCCGCGGCGCCCGCCCCGCCCCCGCGCAGCCCGCGGTGGCCGTGGCGGCAGCGCCTACCGAAGAGCCCAAGTAGTTCGCGGGGACCGGCCGCACGTCCGGCCCCTCGCCCTCACCTGCCCGCGGGCCTCGCGGGCAGCGCGCAGTTCTGGAAGGTGATGCGCGGCTCCTCACGGAGCGCCTGGACCGGCGTGGGGTGCTTTTCCCGCATGTAGGCCGACGCCAGGTTGGCCTCCGTGCCGCCCAGCTTGCGCGCCTGCACCGGATTGCGGTCGGGGTTCTGCCCCGCGTTGCCCAGCGCCTCGCCATAGCCGTCCCCTCCGTCCAGGAGGTACGCGTTCATCGCCACGCGGTAGCGGATGGACGGGTCCGTGCGCGCCGGAATCGGCACGGGCACGTCGTTCACCGTCAGCGCCGTCACTCGGGGGGCTCCTCCCTGGGCGCCGCAGTCCACGCGCATGGAGCTGCCCTGGGACAGGTGGAGGAAGGCGCCGGAGGGCGAGGCGATGACCTGCCCGGCCGGGTACAGCGCCTCCACGGACTTCTCCATCATCGCCACGAGCTCCGCCTCCGTGAGGTCCACCGTCACGACGAGGTTCTCGAAGAGGATGAGCTCGTGGAGCACGCCGTCGGTGAGCGGGCCCTGGCGCAGCTCCGTGCGCGTCGCGCACAGGCCCTCCTGGCGCAGCGAGCCGCCGTTGACCACGCCCAGCACCGCGGGGCGCGAGGAGTCATCCTCCGCGTGGAGGAGCGCGTCCGCCACGAGCTGGCCCAGCGCGTTGTTGTCGTGCCGCGTGTAGACCTTGTCGAGCAGCACGTTGCTGGCCAGATAGCCCACGATGGCGTCGGGGTCCTCGACCAGGGGCTGGCACGAATCGTTGTAGGCGATGCAGCCGCCCTGGAAGGCGCTCACGGCGACGGTGAGCGCGGCGAAGAGGGAGCGGGAGCGCGGCATCAGTAGTGGGCCCTCACGGTGAGGTATCCGGACATGCCCTCGCGCGGCAGCAGGTTGGGGACGCGGTCCGGGCGCGGGACTTCATCGCGGAGGTCGTTGTCGAACAGGTTGTGCGCCACCAGGGCCACCTCGAAGTGCTCCAGGATGGGCTCGGTGCGGAGCTGCGCGGTGATGAGGCTGTAGGACGGAATCTTGTAGCGGCGGATGAGCTCCAGCACGGAGCGGCTGTTGTTGCGCCGCTCCGCGCCCGTGCGCACCACCACGTCGAAGTTCACGTAGGCGCCAATGGGCATCGTCACGCCCGCGTTGAAGCGCGCCTGCGGCACGTCGGTGAGCAGCCGGGACTGCGCGGGCAGCTCCAGGTCCTCCGCGCGGGAGATGCTGGCGTTGAGCCACGCATAGGCGCGCTTGGAGGCCTCCAGCCGGGCCTCGCCCTCCACGCCGTAGACGCGCACGCCCAGCTCGCGGTTGCGCAGCGGGACGATGTTGCCGGACGTGTCCACCGGGACGATGGGCGAGCCGAAGAGCGCCACGTACGCGTTGGCGCGCAGCCGCACCCGCGCGTCGCCCGCGGACTGGATGAGGTCCGCGCCCAGCTCGAAGGTGTCCACCGTGGAGGGCTGGAGGCGCGGGTTCCCCTCGAAGCGGCCCTGGTTGTATTCCGTGTCCGGGATGCGCTCGACCAGCTCCTGAAGCGTGGGGGCACGGAAGGCGCGCCCATAGAGGGCCTTGAGCACCAGCGCGTCGGTGGCCGCGAAGACCAGCCCGACGCGCGGATTGAAGGTGGTCACGAAGCGGGTGCCGTCGATGGCGCCGGACGCGTCCACCGTGGGCAGCTGGGTGGCGTCCATGCGCACGCCGAACGTGAGCGTGAGCGCGTTGACCACGGTCCACTGGTCCTGCGCGAACAGGCCCACGTTGAGGCGGCGGGACGCGGCGCCGCTCGTCAGGTCCACCAGCCCCTCCGGCCGAGTCAGGCCGTCCGGGCGCACCTGGGCGTCCAGCGTGTAGTTCGTCTCGTACTCGTAGGAGCCCAGCGTCTGCTGCTCCACGACCGCGCCCAGGGAGAGGCGGTTGTAGGCGCTCAACGCCACGTCCGCGTCCACGGTCCCCGTCAGCGAGCGCACGGAGACGCGCGTCTGCTCCTGCATCCCCTCCTCGAACAGGCGGTTGGCCCCCGTGCCGGTGCTGAACTCGTGCGGGGTTATCTGGAAGAAGCGGTCGGTGGATTGCTGGTCGTAGGCGGCCCGGGCGCGCAGCGTCACGTCCGGG
Proteins encoded in this window:
- a CDS encoding TIGR04563 family protein gives rise to the protein MLEEIQREATRQDRSLSWIVQQAWKVARGDIRKMPSVNDVLSPPPRPAAPAPPPRSPRWPWRQRLPKSPSSSRGPAARPAPRPHLPAGLAGSAQFWKVMRGSSRSAWTGVGCFSRM
- a CDS encoding 5'-nucleotidase C-terminal domain-containing protein, with translation MPRSRSLFAALTVAVSAFQGGCIAYNDSCQPLVEDPDAIVGYLASNVLLDKVYTRHDNNALGQLVADALLHAEDDSSRPAVLGVVNGGSLRQEGLCATRTELRQGPLTDGVLHELILFENLVVTVDLTEAELVAMMEKSVEALYPAGQVIASPSGAFLHLSQGSSMRVDCGAQGGAPRVTALTVNDVPVPIPARTDPSIRYRVAMNAYLLDGGDGYGEALGNAGQNPDRNPVQARKLGGTEANLASAYMREKHPTPVQALREEPRITFQNCALPARPAGR